A window of the Artemia franciscana chromosome 21, ASM3288406v1, whole genome shotgun sequence genome harbors these coding sequences:
- the LOC136040610 gene encoding uncharacterized protein LOC136040610 isoform X2 has translation MKIWAAITVLAILSCFATLEFSHSDPPAQYAADPNRKSNFESDIALTENIHLKPSSFLSYVKKLKKHEKQRRKPKGRFLAHIKPYSKVAGSVKSKEDISGRSFSQSYRLQELNPNRLKQPTYIKQTKVPEVFQTNFPKLNSSFLPDRTPDPLFRLRGDGLQGLPIREDTTLNNQMSNLQPFRRPSASEIPLETGETIPHSNKFFASALKSEIPRLKVINQYQPPSMNSLRLNFQKDKVTLNPFIVTPLPIVKSISKAATTRIPSKDGPSMVSEQLGLPVEEISQIKMKEQKLNQSFLSGLNYLDSPKSAQVTTFPSVLFSLNNQKTTVTTIQQSMNAPNAKPPENLTMLVEPQIGIANTAIVNFEGSSDNDIGPSKSKLPSPDTEGLNSKMKVFSSDGNNKMPFAIPTFNQDTNPFLKNATSQSENDFIEDIINTKFSFLQLLKLVFGGYQDNSVEISENDSLGYLYDGIWSIFIPLLAVAIIQPIVFLYLAAREACGDVCPSEVWTSKTCFPKSYHWGLDNERVQVVSM, from the exons atgAAGATTTGGGCTGCTATTACTGTTTTAGCTATATTAAGTTGTTTTGCAACACTGGAATTCAGCCATTCAGACCCACCAGCGCAATATGCAGCTGATCCTAATCGCAAGTCTAATTTTGAATCAGATATTGCACTGACTGAGAACATACATTTAAAGCCAAGTTCCTTCCTGAGCtatgtgaaaaaattaaaaaaacatgagaaacaGCGCAGAAAACCCAAAGGTCGATTTTTAGCACATATAAAACCATATTCCAAAGTTGCTGGCTCCGTAAAATCAAAAGAAGATATATCAGGAAGATCTTTTTCTCAAAGTTATCGACTTCAGGAGTTAAACCCAAATCGCCTTAAGCAACCAACCTACATAAAACAAACGAAAGTACCAGAAGTATTTCAGACAAATTTTCCTAAGTtaaattcgtcatttttgccAGATAGAACTCCTGATCctctttttagacttagagggGATGGACTGCAAGGGCTACCAATTCGCGAGGACACTACGTTGAATAATCAGATGTCTAATTTACAACCTTTCCGAAGACCATCCGCTTCTGAAATTCCTTTAGAAACTGGAGAAACAATACCACATAGTAACAAGTTTTTTGCGAGTGCCCTGAAGTCGGAAATACCAAGATTAAAAGTTATCAACCAGTATCAACCCCCAAGTATGAACAGTCTTAGGCTAAACTTTCAAAAAGACAAAGTGACATTAAATCCATTTATAGTAACTCCTCTTCCAATAGTCAAAAGCATTTCTAAAGCAGCTACTACCAGGATTCCAAGCAAGGATGGACCTAGTATGGTTTCTGAGCAATTAGGCTTACCTGTGGAGGAAATctcacaaataaaaatgaaagaacaGAAGCTAAACCAATCTTTCTTGAGTGGGCTTAATTATTTGGATTCACCCAAGAGTGCCCAAGTTACAACTTTTCCATCTGTTTTATTTTCGCTTAATAATCAGAAAACTACAGTAACAACGATTCAACAGTCAATGAATGCACCGAACGCAAAACCTCCCGAAAATTTAACTATGCTTGTAGAGCCGCAGATAGGTATAGCTAATACAGctatagtaaattttgaaggaTCTAGTGACAATGATATAGGACCATCAAAAAGTAAACTTCCCTCGCCAGATACTGAAGGGCTAAATTCTAAAATGAAAGTCTTCTCGTCAGATGGTAACAATAAAATGCCCTTTGCCATTCCTACATTCAACCAAGATACTAATCCATTTCTGAAAAATGCAACCAGCCAGAGCGAAAATGAttttatagaagatataattaatacaaaatttagtttcttacaACTTCTAAAACTGGTTTTCGGTGGATATCAAGACAACTCTGTAGAAATATCAGAAAATGATTCACTTGGCTATTTGTATGACGGCATCTGGAGTATTTTTATACCACTTCTTGCTGTGGCCATCATACAACCAatagtgtttttatatttggcTGCTAGAGAG GCTTGTGGAGATGTTTGTCCCAGCGAAGTTTGGACGAGCAAAACTTGCTTTCCGAAAAGTTACCATTGGGGACTGGACAATGAAAGAGTGCAGGTTGTATCGATGTGA
- the LOC136040610 gene encoding uncharacterized protein LOC136040610 isoform X1, translated as MKIWAAITVLAILSCFATLEFSHSDPPAQYAADPNRKSNFESDIALTENIHLKPSSFLSYVKKLKKHEKQRRKPKGRFLAHIKPYSKVAGSVKSKEDISGRSFSQSYRLQELNPNRLKQPTYIKQTKVPEVFQTNFPKLNSSFLPDRTPDPLFRLRGDGLQGLPIREDTTLNNQMSNLQPFRRPSASEIPLETGETIPHSNKFFASALKSEIPRLKVINQYQPPSMNSLRLNFQKDKVTLNPFIVTPLPIVKSISKAATTRIPSKDGPSMVSEQLGLPVEEISQIKMKEQKLNQSFLSGLNYLDSPKSAQVTTFPSVLFSLNNQKTTVTTIQQSMNAPNAKPPENLTMLVEPQIGIANTAIVNFEGSSDNDIGPSKSKLPSPDTEGLNSKMKVFSSDGNNKMPFAIPTFNQDTNPFLKNATSQSENDFIEDIINTKFSFLQLLKLVFGGYQDNSVEISENDSLGYLYDGIWSIFIPLLAVAIIQPIVFLYLAAREVSIPVAPWVQSLAVAFNRNFPLRVKMVTRSTDQKKGIDNIKKMFEVYKQVIFSEDCLERMSCQLGDSVRDSYWKAWIFWLVEMFVPAKFGRAKLAFRKVTIGDWTMKECRLYRCDTG; from the exons atgAAGATTTGGGCTGCTATTACTGTTTTAGCTATATTAAGTTGTTTTGCAACACTGGAATTCAGCCATTCAGACCCACCAGCGCAATATGCAGCTGATCCTAATCGCAAGTCTAATTTTGAATCAGATATTGCACTGACTGAGAACATACATTTAAAGCCAAGTTCCTTCCTGAGCtatgtgaaaaaattaaaaaaacatgagaaacaGCGCAGAAAACCCAAAGGTCGATTTTTAGCACATATAAAACCATATTCCAAAGTTGCTGGCTCCGTAAAATCAAAAGAAGATATATCAGGAAGATCTTTTTCTCAAAGTTATCGACTTCAGGAGTTAAACCCAAATCGCCTTAAGCAACCAACCTACATAAAACAAACGAAAGTACCAGAAGTATTTCAGACAAATTTTCCTAAGTtaaattcgtcatttttgccAGATAGAACTCCTGATCctctttttagacttagagggGATGGACTGCAAGGGCTACCAATTCGCGAGGACACTACGTTGAATAATCAGATGTCTAATTTACAACCTTTCCGAAGACCATCCGCTTCTGAAATTCCTTTAGAAACTGGAGAAACAATACCACATAGTAACAAGTTTTTTGCGAGTGCCCTGAAGTCGGAAATACCAAGATTAAAAGTTATCAACCAGTATCAACCCCCAAGTATGAACAGTCTTAGGCTAAACTTTCAAAAAGACAAAGTGACATTAAATCCATTTATAGTAACTCCTCTTCCAATAGTCAAAAGCATTTCTAAAGCAGCTACTACCAGGATTCCAAGCAAGGATGGACCTAGTATGGTTTCTGAGCAATTAGGCTTACCTGTGGAGGAAATctcacaaataaaaatgaaagaacaGAAGCTAAACCAATCTTTCTTGAGTGGGCTTAATTATTTGGATTCACCCAAGAGTGCCCAAGTTACAACTTTTCCATCTGTTTTATTTTCGCTTAATAATCAGAAAACTACAGTAACAACGATTCAACAGTCAATGAATGCACCGAACGCAAAACCTCCCGAAAATTTAACTATGCTTGTAGAGCCGCAGATAGGTATAGCTAATACAGctatagtaaattttgaaggaTCTAGTGACAATGATATAGGACCATCAAAAAGTAAACTTCCCTCGCCAGATACTGAAGGGCTAAATTCTAAAATGAAAGTCTTCTCGTCAGATGGTAACAATAAAATGCCCTTTGCCATTCCTACATTCAACCAAGATACTAATCCATTTCTGAAAAATGCAACCAGCCAGAGCGAAAATGAttttatagaagatataattaatacaaaatttagtttcttacaACTTCTAAAACTGGTTTTCGGTGGATATCAAGACAACTCTGTAGAAATATCAGAAAATGATTCACTTGGCTATTTGTATGACGGCATCTGGAGTATTTTTATACCACTTCTTGCTGTGGCCATCATACAACCAatagtgtttttatatttggcTGCTAGAGAGGTCAGTATCCCAGTTGCTCCTTGGGTTCAATCTCTTGCTGTTGCCTTCAACAGAAATTTTCCCCTTAGAGTCAAAATGGTGACAAGAAGTACTGATCAGAAAAAAGGCATagacaacattaaaaaaatgtttgaagtcTATAAACAAGTAATATTCTCTGAGGATTGCCTTGAAAGAATGTCTTGCCAACTTGGAGATAGTGTAAGAGACTCTTATTGGAAGGCCTGGATATTCtg GCTTGTGGAGATGTTTGTCCCAGCGAAGTTTGGACGAGCAAAACTTGCTTTCCGAAAAGTTACCATTGGGGACTGGACAATGAAAGAGTGCAGGTTGTATCGATGTGACACGGGATGA
- the LOC136040653 gene encoding uncharacterized protein LOC136040653 has protein sequence MKIWAAITVLAILSCFATLEFSHSDPPAQYAADPNRKSNFESDIALTENIHLKPSSFLSYVKKLKKHEKQRRKPKGRFLAHIKPYSKVAGSVKSKEDISGRSFSQSYRLQELNPNRLKQPTYIKQTKVPEVFQTNFPKLNSSFLPDRTPDPLFRLRGDGLQGLPIREDTTLNNQMSNLQPFRRPSASEIPLETGETIPHSNKFFASALKSEIPRLKVINQYQPPSMNSLRLNFQKDKVTLNPFIVTPLPIVKSISKAPTTRIPSKDGPSMVSEQLGLPVEEISQIKMKEQKLNQSFLSGLNYLDSPKSAQVTTFPSVLFSLNNQKTTVTTIQQSMNAPNAKPPENLTMLVEPQIGIANTAIVNLEGSSDNDIGPSKSKLPSPDTEGLNSKMKVFSSDGNNKRPFAIPTFNQDTNPFLKNATSQSENDFIEDIINTKFSFLQLLKLVFGGYQDNSVEISENDSLGYLYDGIWSIFIPLLAVAIIQPIVFLYLAAREVSIPVAPWVQSLAVAFNRNFPLRVKMVTRSTDQKKGIDNIKKMFEVYKQVIFSEDCLERMSCQLGDSVRDSYWKAWIFWLVEMFVPAKFGRAKLAFRKVTIGDWTMKECRLYRCDTG, from the exons atgAAGATTTGGGCTGCTATTACTGTTTTAGCTATATTAAGTTGTTTTGCAACACTGGAATTCAGCCATTCAGACCCACCAGCGCAATATGCAGCTGATCCTAATCGCAAGTCTAATTTTGAATCAGATATTGCACTGACTGAGAACATACATTTAAAGCCAAGTTCCTTCCTGAGCtatgtgaaaaaattaaaaaaacatgagaaacaGCGCAGAAAACCCAAAGGTCGATTTTTAGCACATATAAAACCATATTCCAAAGTTGCTGGCTCCGTAAAATCAAAAGAAGATATATCAGGAAGATCTTTTTCTCAAAGTTATCGACTTCAGGAGTTAAACCCAAATCGCCTTAAGCAACCAACCTACATAAAACAAACGAAAGTACCAGAAGTATTTCAGACAAATTTTCCTAAGTtaaattcgtcatttttgccAGATAGAACTCCTGATCctctttttagacttagagggGATGGACTGCAAGGGCTACCAATTCGCGAGGACACTACGTTGAATAATCAGATGTCTAATTTACAACCTTTCCGAAGACCTTCCGCTTCTGAAATTCCTTTAGAAACTGGAGAAACAATACCACATAGTAACAAGTTTTTTGCGAGTGCCCTGAAGTCGGAAATACCAAGATTAAAAGTTATCAACCAGTATCAACCCCCAAGTATGAACAGTCTTAGGCTAAACTTTCAAAAAGACAAAGTGACATTAAATCCATTTATAGTAACTCCTCTTCCAATAGTCAAAAGCATTTCTAAAGCACCTACTACCAGGATTCCAAGCAAGGATGGACCTAGTATGGTTTCTGAGCAATTAGGCTTACCTGTGGAGGAAATctcacaaataaaaatgaaagaacaGAAGCTAAACCAATCTTTCTTGAGTGGGCTTAATTATTTGGATTCACCCAAGAGTGCCCAAGTTACAACTTTTCCATCTGTTTTATTTTCGCTTAATAATCAGAAAACTACAGTAACAACGATTCAACAGTCAATGAATGCACCGAACGCAAAACCTCCCGAAAATTTAACTATGCTTGTAGAGCCGCAGATAGGTATAGCTAATACAGCTATAgtaaatttagaaggatctagTGACAATGATATAGGACCATCAAAAAGTAAACTTCCCTCGCCAGATACTGAAGGGCTAAATTCTAAAATGAAAGTCTTCTCGTCAGATGGTAACAATAAAAGGCCCTTTGCCATTCCTACATTCAACCAAGATACTAATCCATTTCTGAAAAATGCAACCAGCCAGAGCGAAAATGAttttatagaagatataattaatacaaaatttagtttcttacaACTTCTAAAACTGGTTTTCGGTGGATATCAAGACAACTCTGTAGAGATATCAGAAAATGATTCACTTGGCTATTTGTATGACGGCATCTGGAGTATTTTTATACCACTTCTTGCTGTGGCCATCATACAACCAatagtgtttttatatttggcTGCTAGAGAGGTCAGTATCCCAGTTGCTCCTTGGGTTCAATCTCTTGCTGTTGCCTTCAACAGAAATTTTCCCCTTAGAGTCAAAATGGTGACAAGAAGTACTGATCAGAAAAAAGGCATagacaacattaaaaaaatgtttgaagtcTATAAACAAGTAATATTCTCTGAGGATTGCCTTGAAAGAATGTCTTGCCAACTTGGAGATAGTGTAAGAGACTCTTATTGGAAGGCCTGGATATTCtg GCTTGTGGAGATGTTTGTCCCAGCGAAGTTTGGACGAGCAAAACTTGCTTTCCGAAAAGTTACCATTGGGGACTGGACAATGAAAGAGTGCAGGTTGTATCGATGTGACACGGGATGA